In Cervus elaphus chromosome 29, mCerEla1.1, whole genome shotgun sequence, a single window of DNA contains:
- the TMEM252 gene encoding transmembrane protein 252, which translates to MQNRTCLVLCVFVLLTGFLMICLGAFFISSASLFNCQGNLTLAYLLLPLGFVILLSGIFWSTYHQASESKGVFKRVLRQCRAQGALPLATVDRPGFYPPAYEESLAADKQACHREQETSGAPPPPYAEMGLGFQDEDGAHPEAPPPYDESVAERVAAARPRQDAQRRSQEC; encoded by the exons ATGCAGAACAGAACCTGTCTAGTTCTCTGTGTCTTTGTCCTCCTGACGGGCTTCCTGATGATCTGCCTGGGGGCCTTTTTCATTTCCTCAGCCTCCCTGTTCAACTGCCAGGGGAACTTGACCCTGGCCTATTTGCTTCTGCCTCTGGGGTTTGTGATCCTTCTGAGTGGAATTTTCTGGAGCACCTACCACCAAGCCAGTGAAAGCAAAGGGGTTTTCAAGCGTGTGCTCAGACAGTGCCGTGCTCagggggccctgcccctggccacagTGGACAG ACCAGGTTTTTACCCTCCAGCTTACGAAGAGAGTCTTGCTGCTGACAAGCAAGCCTGTCACAGAGAGCAAGAGACCTCGGGTGCTCCTCCACCTCCATACGCAGAGATGGGCCTCGGATTTCAGGATGAAGATGGGGCCCACCCAGAGGCCCCACCGCCCTACGACGAGTCTGTGGCAGAACGGGTGGCGGCAGCAAGGCCGAGGCAGGACGCTCAGAGGCGAAGCCAAGAGTGCTGA